From a single Melospiza georgiana isolate bMelGeo1 chromosome 5, bMelGeo1.pri, whole genome shotgun sequence genomic region:
- the SH3TC1 gene encoding SH3 domain and tetratricopeptide repeat-containing protein 1 has translation MESLAGGTSMLNTNTIAPALEGEQDRNLEKEGAEQEMCRCDCKHVESNAAISTLRDGAGMDTLQEQMECSQSEKCMNVSSRTLPSQAENFPTDISLKLTMVKRESGCPDPRLQRQLRGHLRLLENDSKEVMTVFSELSARLLSIHSDQDLIVVTFKTFEEIWKFLTYHSLGFINHCMENLFLDQSFWLHSQEEEDTGIEVCINEKSLNLMYRSLLVQEGSFFVLYPDNTIRKMMVTDKETTSFETGAFTEDVTAGSVESDMPMWSNASLEPLEPFHQWFLKGYSNPIDFSYKNESKSIKEVAMGSCLAVMNYESIVSEELSFQEGDKIEILGYFIECMEWFLGRHVFTDQIGFVKTGHVKLDLPRNKPQDLDFLEAEELSFFSKEKNLEEVVHLLKQTSITDVCSVYRMDELEEPEFQKAYECEIARSPSSPGSTNKNGKIEELLKNFKNLEATQTEEPAAEGKESAGSTKTEIFPLPEGPCFHICQEDSQAYDIFEPLLLFLNRKEYESNFKSLYNSSYSFTNSMFYGFSEEEELVNFLRLAREAAKKAGLSWALARLCFLLGRLSVKKLKFSQARVYFEEAMRAVAGEFSDLYFVIALYTNLAVIYLTQKNKEKCTHIFDKAASLLMGIPNYICSADLESDILKYALKRTILSQNKYAEARACFLLAKHYSARKQHQEALPFLERFQLLLNDLGLQNSLSNHCYFKLAESYHEKCLPHIVLSCIKVTSPQSSSTLMDSLKRIDLVIKNAPRLYGLRKLRQIFPSQIAPYLIQALSAVFTNEEEGLCSTIYLSLAKLYSHHKQYGKAIAYMMKALDSASARPEETINYLVSLAWLYILYKQYEVALAILNAVVGSAWSSPQQLGIAYNMLAIALKRTNHTKGAAESYYKALRLSEETEVTHNQAIALANFGALCLHAAASKLAEHYFIRAVKLFSKLPIMDCGQDFIQVLLQLGRYYVGGTEREKGRFYYEWAFLVAMETSHLESQLQAIKLLCHFYSTVAPNETQCVIYNEYQLSLARKMSNKVLEGQILETISQLYLSLGTESTFPCFRAYRSALEYTKRSLGIFIDLQKKEKEAYAWLRAGKIYYVLRQNELVDLYIQVAQDAALCTGDPNLGMELFEAAGDIFFNGTWEKEKAVTFYRDRALPLAVQTGNKTTELRLCNKLVELLMNLKAYEESLEYARVALILSVKLGNQLNERIAYHRLAAIHHHLGHCELAEHFYLKALSLCSSPLEFEEETLYYVKVYSILGDIIFYDLKDPFDAAGYYHLALAAAMDLGNKKAQLKIYTRLAVIYHNFLVDREMSLFFYQKARTFATELNVRRINLAPDRCYKSS, from the exons ATATCTCCTTGAAGTTAACAATGGTCAAAAGAGAGAGTGGGTGTCCTGATCCCAGGCTCCAAAGACAGCTCAGAGGGCACCTCCGTCTTCTGGAAAATGACAGCAAGGAGGTGATGACTGTCTTCAGT gAGCTTTCTGCCAGACTCCTGTCTATTCACAGTGATCAAGATTTAATAGTGGTGACATTTAAGACTTTTGAAGAAATATGGAAGTTTCTAACCTACCACTCCCTGG gTTTTATAAATCATTGCATGGAGAATTTATTCCTAGACCAGTCTTTCTGGCTACATTCCCAAGAGGAAGAAGATACAGGCATTGAAGTCTGtataaatgaaaaatcattAAATTTGATGTACAGAAGTCTGCTAGTACAGGAAG gatctttttttgttttatatccTGATAATACGATAAGAAAGATGATGGTTACAGACAAAGAAACAACTTCTTTTGAGACTGGGGCTTTTACTGAAGATGTGACAGCTGGATCTGTGGAAAGTGACATGCCCATGTGGTCTAATGCTTCCCTGGAGCCTTTGGAGCCTTTCCATCA gtGGTTTCTTAAAGGGTATTCTAATCCCATTgatttttcatataaaaatgaATCTAAATCAATCAAAGAAGTTG CAATGGGATCCTGTCTAGCTGTGATGAATTATGAAAGTATTGTGTCAGAAGAGCTGAGTTTCCAGGAAGGGGACAAAATTGAGATCCTTGGCTACTTCATTGAATGCATGGAGTGGTTTCTTGGAAGACATGTGTTTACTGACCAAATAGGTTTTGTAAAGACAGGTCATGTTAAACTGGACTTACCAAGAAATAA ACCGCAAGATCTGGATTTTCTCGAAGCTGAAGAGCTAtcctttttttcaaaagaaaaaaatttggaaGAAGTAGTACATTTGTTGAAACAAACCTCCATCACAGATGTTTGCTCTGTGTACAGAATGG aTGAATTAGAAGAACCTGAATTTCAGAAAGCTTATGAATGTG aaattGCACGCTCACCTTCTAGCCCAGGATCCACTAACAAGAATGGCAAGATAGAAGAATTGCTGAAGAACTTCAAGAATTTGGAGGCCACTCAAACTGAAGAGCCAGCTGCTGAAGGGAAGGAATCTGCAGGCTCTACAAAGACTGAAATATTTCCTCTACCTGAAGGGCCTTGCTTCCACATATGTCAAGAAGATTCTCAAGCATACGACATATTTGAGCCATTGTTACTCTTCTTAAATAGGAAAGAGTATGAGAGCAACTTCAAAAGCCTGTATAATTCCTCTTATTCATTTACAAATAGCATGTTTTATGGATtttcagaagaagaagaacTGGTTAATTTTTTAAGATTAGCAAGGGAAGCAGCAAAGAAAGCAGGTCTGTCCTGGGCACTAGCTAGGCTATGCTTTCTCTTAGGCAGGCTCAGCGTCAAAAAGCTGAAGTTTTCCCAAGCTCGTGTGTATTTTGAGGAAGCAATGAGAGCAGTAGCTGGAGAGTTTAGTGATTTGTACTTTGTGATTGCTCTTTATACAAATCTAGCAGTCATCTACTTGACCCAGAAGAACAAAGAGAAGTGTACTCATATTTTTGACAAGGCTGCATCTCTTCTCATGGGAATTCCCAACTACATTTGCAGTGCTGACCTGGAATCAGATATACTGAAGTATGCTCTGAAGAGGACAATTTTGAGCCAGAATAAATATGCAGAGGCAAGGGCATGCTTTCTGCTGGCAAAACATTACAGTGCACGCAAACAACACCAAGAGGCACTGCCATTCTTGGAAAGATTTCAGCTGTTGCTCAATGACCTGGGTTTACAAAACAGTTTATCCAACCACTGTTACTTCAAACTGGCAGAGTCCTACCATGAAAAGTGTTTGCCACACATTGTACTAAGTTGCATAAAGGTTACCTCTCCCCAGAGCTCCAGTACCTTAATGGATTCCCTGAAAAGGATTGATTTAGTCATCAAAAATGCTCCCAGACTATATGGCCTGAGAAAACTCAGACAAATATTCCCATCTCAAATTGCACCTTACCTCATACAAGCACTTTCTGCTGTCTTTACCAATGAGGAGGAAGGACTGTGCAGCACTATCTATCTCAGCTTAGCAAAGCTGTACAGCCACCACAAACAGTATGGAAAAGCCATTGCTTACATGATGAAAGCACTGGACTCTGCTTCTGCTAGGCCAGAGGAAACTATCAACTATTTGGTTTCACTTGCTTGGCTATACATTCTTTACAAGCAGTATGAAGTGGCTTTAGCCATTTTAAATGCTGTTGTAGGCTCTGCATGGAGCAGTCCTCAGCAGCTTGGCATTGCTTACAACATGCTTGCCATTGCTTTGAAAAGGACAAACCACACAaaaggagctgctgagagctACTACAAAGCACTGCGTCTTTCGGAAGAGACTGAGGTGACCCATAACCAAGCCATAGCCCTGGCCAACTTTGGGGCACTCTGCCTGCATGCAGCAGCCAGCAAGCTGGCAGAACATTATTTTATAAGGGCAGTTAAGCTATTCTCCAAGCTTCCAATTATGGACTGTGGTCAAGATTTTATCCAAGTCCTCCTTCAGCTGGGACGTTATTATGTTGGTGGAACcgaaagagagaaaggaaggttTTACTATGAATGGGCTTTTTTAGTTGCAATGGAGACAAGTCATCTGGAGA GTCAGCTGCAAGCAATTAAACTGCTGTGTCATTTCTACAGTACAGTTGCTCCCAATGAGACTCAGTGTGTCATCTACAATGAATATCAACTATCTTTAGCCAGAAAGATGTCCAACAAAGTTCTGGAGGGACAAATTTTAGAAACTATTAGTCAGCTCTATCTGTCTTTAGGAACAGAAAG CACTTTTCCTTGTTTCAGGGCCTACAGGTCAGCTCTGGAATATACCAAAAGAAGCCTTGGAATATTTATAGATCTccagaaaaaagagaaggaggcaTATGCTTGGCTCCGGGCAGGAAAGATCTATTATGTTCTGAGGCAGAATGAGCTTGTGGATCTTTATATTCAG gttgCTCAGGATGCTGCTCTTTGCACAGGAGATCCAAATTTAGGAATGGAATTGTTTGAAGCTGCTGGAGACATATTTTTCAATGGTActtgggaaaaggagaaagcagTGACTTTCTACAGG GACAGGGCTCTTCCACTTGCTGTTCAGACTGGCAACAAAACCACTGAACTCAGGTTATGCAATAAATTGGTGGAATTGCTGATGAATCTGAAGGCTTATGAAGAAAGTCTGGAATATGCAAGAGTAGCTCTCATCCTCAGTGTAAAATTAG GAAATCAGCTAAATGAAAGAATAGCTTACCATCGCCTGGCAGCCATCCATCACCATTTGGGTCACTGTGAACTGGCTGAACACTTCTATTTAAAGGCCTTGTCCCTCTGTTCCTCTCCTCTGGAGTTTGAGGAGGAAACACTCTATTATGTCAAGGTGTACTCAATCTTAGGAGATATTATATTCTATGACCTTAAG GACCCATTTGATGCAGCTGGCTATTACCACTTGGCACTCGCTGCTGCCATGGACCTGGGCAATAAAAAAGCTCAACTGAAGATTTACACCAGACTTGCTGTGATCTACCATAACTTCCTCGTGGATAGGGAAATGTCTCTCTTCTTCTACCAAAAGGCAAGAACCTTTGCAACAGAGCTGAATGTAAGGAGAATAAATTTAGCTCCTGATCGGTGTTACAAGAGTTCATAA